In one window of Macadamia integrifolia cultivar HAES 741 chromosome 2, SCU_Mint_v3, whole genome shotgun sequence DNA:
- the LOC122093839 gene encoding probable E3 ubiquitin-protein ligase XBOS32 (The sequence of the model RefSeq protein was modified relative to this genomic sequence to represent the inferred CDS: added 92 bases not found in genome assembly), with the protein MRFFSIMGNSFGCSATGERLVSAARDGDLQEAKALLEYNPRLARYSTFGVRNSPLHYSAAHGHHEIVFLLLESGVDINLRNYRGQTALMQACQHGHWEVVQTLMIFKANICRADYLNGGTALHFAALNGHTRCLRLLLMDYVPNIPDVWNILRKRSTKQESTEEFDEGALNKIINKPADGGLTALHMAALNGHVETLQLLLDLGASVSEVTVEDGTTIDLIGAGSTPLHYAACGGNKQCCQVLIARGASLTAENANGWTPLMVSRSWHRDWLEGILSEQAQAQPQILPSPYLSLPLMSIVKIAREFGWRDNNSVITCLDPCAVCLERKCTVAAEGCGHEFCTHCALYLCSTNSTSTATNGPPGSIACPLCRDGIVAFVKLPGNSPRIKELARMSMSLSFCACSAEEPEPTSISAPFCKLDYHCTCISPIGSSSFRNLGWQNFPSVKLNSSLCMGAPDSSPSLDPCDSRRSLRNHLCKCSRSSLRRSASHNESRRSWLSVLNM; encoded by the exons ATGAGATTTTTTAGCATCATGGGCAATTCTTTTGGGTGCTCTGCTACTGGGGAGCGCCTGGTTTCTGCTGCTAGAGATGGGGATCTTCAGGAAGCCAAGGCCTTATTGGAATATAATCCGCGCCTGGCTAGGTACTCTACTTTCGGTGTTCGGAATTCTCCCCTCCATTACTCTGCAGCTCATGGCCACCATGAG ATTGTCTTTCTCTTGCTTGAATCTGGAGTTGATATTAATCTCAGGAATTACCGTGGGCAG ACTGCTTTGATGCAAGCTTGTCAACATGGTCACTGGGAAGTTGTTCAGACTCTAATGATTTTCAAAGCCAAT ATATGCAGAGCAGACTATCTAAATGGGGGTACAGCACTCCATTTTGCTGCCTTAAATGGGCATACCCGATGCCTTAGGCTCCTCCTTATGGATTACGTTCCCAACATTCCTGATGTTTGGAATATCCTTAGGAAAAGATCTACTAAACAAGAATCCACAGAAGAATTTGATGAAGG TGCCCTCAACAAGATAATAAATAAACCTGCTGATGGAGGTCTCACTGCCCTCCATATGGCAGCACTAAATGGACATGTGGAGACTTTGCAATTACTCTTAGACTTGGGTGCCAGCGTTTCTGAAGTTACTGTGGAAGATGGTACAACAATTGATCTAATTG GTGCCGGAAGCACTCCACTTCATTATGCTGCATGTGGTGGAAATAAACAATGTTGCCAA GTTTTGATAGCCAGGGGTGCCAGCCTAACTGCTGAAAATGCAAATGG ATGGACACCCTTAATGGTTTCCCGTTCGTGGCATAGAGACTGGCTTGAGGGAATTTTAAGTGAACAGGCACAAGCCCAGCCCCAAATTCTTCCTTCTCCGTACCTTTCTCTTCCCCTTATGAGCATTGTCAAAATTGCAAG GTTGTGGCCATGAGTTCTGCACTCATTGTGCCTTGTATCTCTGTTCCACCAACAGCActtcgactgccacaaatgggCCTCCTGGCTCCATTGCATGCCCTCTCTGCCGGGATGGCATAGTTGCTTTTGTCAAGCTTCCAGGAAATAGCCCAAGAATCAAAGAATTAGCTAGGATGAGCATGTCTTTGTCCTTCTGTGCCTGCTCGGCTGAAGAACCAGAGCCCACTTCAATCTCAGCCCCCTTCTGCAAGTTAGACTACCATTGTACCTGTATTTCACCTATTGGATCCTCCTCCTTTCGGAACCTCGGCTGGCAGAATTTCCCATCAGTTAAGCTCAACTCTAGCCTTTGCATGGGCGCACCTGACAGTAGTCCTTCCCTAGATCCTTGTGACTCCAGACGGAGCCTGCGGAACCACTTGTGTAAGTGTTCAAGATCAAGCTTACGAAGATCAGCTTCACACAATGAAAGTAGAAGGTCTTGGTTATCTGTACTCAATATGTAA